The following proteins come from a genomic window of Trifolium pratense cultivar HEN17-A07 linkage group LG4, ARS_RC_1.1, whole genome shotgun sequence:
- the LOC123881874 gene encoding transcription factor RF2b-like: MQHQSSNPNPNSNPNPNPNPHNANTASQLPPPVPPPSTTATTSAGKSSLFAHSSGNASSHHRRAHSEVNFRLPDDMMDLSPSDPFTGGGSSTASLDEIGSEDDLFSTYIDMDKLGDAGADLVGNDVPEKNPVRPRHRHSSSVDGSSSFGEIMDGKKAMPPDKLAELWSIDPKRAKRILANRQSAARSKERKARYIHELERKVQTLQTEATTLSAQLTLYQRDTTGLSTENTELKLRLQAMEQQAHLRDALNDALKKEVERLKVATGDIMSHTQSFNLGMHQMQFTESNYAPIPPQPGPSNHRNTQLPLFGHSPSSMQSHQLHQTNSLSFSELLQNDQIGRFQGLDISSKGTTVVKSEDPSLSASESSTTY; encoded by the exons atgcaACATCAATCTTCAAACCCTAATCCCAATTCCAATCCCAATCCCAATCCCAATCCTCACAATGCAAACACCGCATCTCAATTACCACCACCAGTGCCACCACCATCCACGACGGCGACAACCTCCGCCGGCAAATCCTCTCTATTCGCTCACTCTAGCGGCAATGCCAGTTCCCATCACCGACGAGCTCACTCGGAAGTCAATTTCCGGTTACCAGATGACATGATGGACTTATCACCGTCCGATCCATTCACCGGTGGCGGATCGTCAACGGCGAGCTTAGATGAGATCGGATCCGAAGACGACCTATTCTCGACGTACATTGATATGGATAAGTTGGGAGACGCCGGAGCAGATCTGGTTGGAAATGATGTGCCGGAGAAGAATCCGGTGAGGCCGAGGCATAGGCATAGTAGTTCGGTTGATGGTTCTTCCTCGTTTGGGGAGATTATGGATGGGAAGAAAGCTATGCCTCCTGATAAGTTAGCTGAACTTTGGTCTATTGATCCAAAGCGTGCAAAGAG AATACTTGCAAATCGACAATCTGCTGCTCGTTCAAAAGAGAGAAAGGCCCGTTATATACATGAACTAGAGCGCAAAGTTCAGACCCTGCAGACTGAAGCTACAACTCTTTCTGCCCAACTGACACTATACCAG AGAGACACAACAGGTCTGAGTACTGAAAATACAGAGCTTAAGCTCCGTCTGCAAGCCATGGAGCAACAAGCACATCTTCGTGATG CTCTTAATGATGCACTGAAGAAAGAAGTTGAGAGGCTGAAAGTTGCTACTGGGGATATAATGAGCCACACTCAATCTTTTAATCTTGGTATGCACCAGATGCAATTTACAGAATCAAATTATGCTCCAATTCCACCACAACCAGGTCCTTCTAATCACCGGAACACCCAGTTACCACTATTTGGTCACTCCCCATCTAGCATGCAATCTCATCAACTGCACCAAACAAATTCTCTTTCATTTTCAGAATTATTGCAAAATGATCAGATTGGTCGATTTCAGGGACTTGACATTAGTAGTAAAGGAACAACTGTTGTAAAGTCTGAAGACCCTTCTCTTTCTGCAAGTGAGAGTAGCACTACATATTGA